One Deinococcus aestuarii DNA segment encodes these proteins:
- the trpE gene encoding anthranilate synthase component I, translated as MTQPTPQPAPRPTPPAAVAVHELNADLDTPVTAYLKVARGHAVSFLLESVEAGEKLGRYSFIGVGEAGRFTSRAGRVTATGTFGNFDGPEPDPLARLYHATTRPVALPPGLPAFVGGAVGYAAYDLIRAYERLPDANPDELNVPDALFIVPEGMVIYDHLKHRLIAVATADTQERADATVENLTARLRGPLPDEVPGREPTPAPRFTSNFTPQGYMDAVERSLEYIRAGDVFQVVPSQRFSAELETHPFALYRALRRVNPSPYLGYLALGDVTLVASSPESLLRSDGHTVITRPIAGTRPRGSDPETDDALAAELLADEKERAEHLMLVDLGRNDLGRVSGYGTVRVRDAFSVERYSHVMHIVSTVTGELREGQTPLHALASVLPMGTVSGAPKIRAMEIIDELEPVRRGPYGGAFGYIAFDGSLDMALTLRTMVIAHGKVHIQAGAGIVADSDPASEELETRNKAAALMRAVEMAAGGL; from the coding sequence ATGACCCAGCCCACGCCGCAACCCGCGCCCCGCCCCACGCCCCCCGCCGCCGTCGCCGTCCATGAGCTGAACGCCGACCTCGACACGCCCGTCACCGCGTACCTCAAGGTCGCCCGGGGGCACGCGGTCAGCTTCCTGCTGGAGAGCGTGGAGGCGGGCGAGAAACTGGGCCGCTACTCCTTCATCGGCGTGGGGGAGGCGGGCCGCTTCACCTCTCGCGCCGGGCGGGTGACGGCGACGGGCACCTTCGGGAACTTCGACGGGCCTGAACCTGACCCCCTCGCCCGCCTGTACCACGCCACCACGCGACCCGTGGCCCTGCCGCCCGGCCTGCCCGCCTTCGTGGGCGGCGCGGTCGGGTACGCGGCCTACGACCTCATCCGCGCCTACGAACGCCTCCCCGACGCCAACCCCGACGAGCTGAACGTTCCCGACGCCCTCTTCATCGTGCCCGAGGGCATGGTCATCTACGACCACCTCAAGCACCGGTTGATCGCGGTCGCCACCGCCGACACCCAGGAGCGGGCGGACGCGACGGTCGAGAATCTCACTGCCCGGCTGCGCGGCCCGCTCCCCGACGAAGTACCCGGACGTGAGCCCACCCCCGCCCCCCGCTTCACGAGCAACTTCACCCCGCAGGGGTACATGGACGCCGTGGAGCGCAGCCTGGAGTACATCCGCGCCGGGGACGTGTTTCAAGTCGTGCCCTCGCAGCGGTTCAGCGCCGAGCTGGAGACGCACCCCTTCGCCCTCTACCGCGCCCTGCGGCGGGTCAATCCCAGCCCCTACCTCGGTTACCTGGCGCTGGGGGACGTGACGCTGGTGGCGTCGAGCCCCGAGAGCCTGCTGCGGAGCGACGGGCATACCGTGATCACCCGTCCCATCGCCGGGACCCGCCCGCGCGGCTCGGACCCCGAGACCGACGACGCCCTCGCCGCCGAACTCCTCGCCGACGAGAAGGAGCGGGCCGAACACCTGATGCTGGTGGACCTGGGCCGCAACGACCTCGGGCGGGTGAGCGGCTACGGGACGGTGCGGGTGCGGGACGCCTTTTCGGTCGAACGCTACAGCCACGTCATGCACATCGTCTCCACCGTGACGGGCGAGCTGCGGGAGGGCCAGACGCCCCTGCACGCCCTCGCCTCCGTCCTGCCGATGGGCACGGTCTCCGGCGCCCCCAAGATTCGGGCGATGGAAATTATCGACGAACTCGAACCCGTCCGGCGCGGCCCCTACGGCGGCGCCTTCGGTTACATCGCCTTCGACGGCAGCCTCGACATGGCCCTGACCTTGCGGACGATGGTGATTGCGCACGGGAAGGTCCACATCCAGGCGGGGGCGGGCATCGTGGCGGACAGCGACCCGGCGAGCGAGGAACTGGAGACGCGGAACAAGGCGGCGGCGCTGATGCGGGCGGTGGAAATGGCGGCGGGGGGGCTGTGA
- a CDS encoding PepSY-associated TM helix domain-containing protein, giving the protein MSLSAKPESTAPATAARRPRSLKARTHVWLRWLHTYTSMISLLVVLFFSLTGITLNHPDWAFGSADTRREVTGTLPAGWIRDGEVNWLAVAEELRARQGLHGRAEDTRVDGNEASLSFRAPGYSADAFIDTRTGKYTVNVEAQGAVAVLNDLHRGRDAGGAWAWLIDLSGVFLTVVSLTGLGILLYLKKTRVKALAAMLGAGVLVLVLARLAIR; this is encoded by the coding sequence GTGTCTCTTTCGGCAAAGCCTGAGTCCACCGCTCCCGCCACGGCAGCCCGCCGCCCCCGCTCCCTGAAAGCCCGGACGCACGTCTGGCTGCGCTGGCTGCACACCTACACCAGCATGATCAGCCTGCTCGTGGTGCTGTTTTTCAGCCTCACGGGCATCACCCTCAACCACCCTGACTGGGCCTTCGGGAGCGCCGACACGCGGCGGGAGGTGACGGGCACCCTGCCCGCCGGGTGGATTCGGGACGGGGAGGTGAACTGGCTCGCCGTCGCCGAGGAGCTGCGGGCGCGGCAGGGCCTGCATGGCCGCGCCGAGGACACCCGCGTGGACGGGAACGAGGCCAGCCTGTCCTTCCGGGCTCCGGGGTACAGCGCCGACGCCTTCATCGACACGCGGACCGGGAAGTACACGGTCAACGTGGAGGCGCAGGGGGCCGTCGCGGTCCTCAACGACCTGCACCGGGGACGGGACGCGGGCGGGGCGTGGGCGTGGCTGATCGACCTCAGCGGCGTGTTCCTGACAGTCGTGTCGCTGACTGGGCTGGGCATCCTGCTCTACCTGAAAAAGACCCGGGTAAAGGCGCTGGCCGCCATGCTCGGGGCGGGGGTGCTCGTCCTCGTGCTCGCCCGGCTCGCCATCCGCTAG
- a CDS encoding DUF2271 domain-containing protein, whose translation MTQDTRRSVLRRLALGAAALLASRALPAGAAAVSPTTGKKWVAGQALDITFTVATQAGGRVRRPYVAVWIEDTQGNPVRTLTVWAQTTGRGPRWIPDLRRWYRENSELLDTVSSPTRNPGTYAVAWDGKTDRGALVPQGDYYVCIETAREHGPYSLVREKVTVAATSFKKTLTANNDIEAASVSFGKA comes from the coding sequence ATGACCCAGGACACCCGCCGTTCCGTTCTCCGCAGGCTCGCCCTCGGCGCCGCCGCCCTCCTCGCCTCCCGCGCCCTGCCCGCTGGGGCCGCCGCCGTGAGCCCGACCACCGGGAAGAAATGGGTGGCAGGTCAGGCCCTCGACATCACCTTCACCGTCGCCACCCAGGCGGGGGGCCGGGTGAGACGCCCCTACGTCGCCGTCTGGATCGAGGACACCCAGGGCAACCCGGTGCGGACCCTGACCGTCTGGGCGCAGACCACCGGGCGCGGCCCGCGCTGGATTCCCGATCTGCGCCGCTGGTACCGCGAGAACAGCGAGCTGCTGGACACCGTGAGCAGCCCCACCCGCAACCCCGGCACGTACGCGGTCGCCTGGGACGGCAAGACCGACCGGGGCGCCCTCGTCCCCCAGGGCGACTACTACGTGTGCATCGAGACCGCCCGCGAACACGGCCCCTACAGCCTGGTCCGCGAGAAGGTGACGGTGGCGGCCACCTCCTTCAAGAAGACCCTGACGGCGAACAACGACATCGAGGCGGCCAGTGTCTCTTTCGGCAAAGCCTGA
- a CDS encoding FAD:protein FMN transferase: MSSARRVLPDLLRRLSPPHRLRSVYERVLGTELEVQVVADTRARAEEAERAALDEIDRLTLVLNRFDPASELRRWQTRPGERVALSPDLLHVLRAADRWREATGGAFHPGADAFGVLWKRAEETGRVPDDGELAELARRLWDPPWTLHPDGTATLHADHPLGLNALAKGYVVDRAAEAALACPGVRAVLVNAGGDLRTLGGGGLTVAVADPFSGRDDLPPLCRVPVRDGALATSGDTRRGYRVGEGWHSHLLDPRTGWPVTDVPGVTVTAPDGLTADALATSLSVLGVGGLALADATPGAAALIVTRDGGRHASTRWSAQPP, translated from the coding sequence GTGTCGTCCGCCCGGCGAGTTCTCCCAGACCTGCTGCGCCGCCTGTCCCCACCCCACCGCCTGCGAAGCGTCTACGAGCGCGTCCTGGGCACCGAGCTGGAGGTGCAGGTCGTCGCCGACACCCGCGCCCGGGCCGAGGAGGCCGAACGCGCCGCGCTAGACGAGATCGACCGCCTGACCCTCGTCCTCAACCGCTTCGACCCGGCGAGCGAGCTGCGGCGCTGGCAGACCCGGCCCGGCGAGCGGGTGGCGCTCAGCCCCGACCTCCTCCACGTCCTGCGCGCGGCGGACCGCTGGCGGGAGGCGACCGGGGGCGCGTTCCACCCCGGCGCGGACGCTTTCGGTGTCCTCTGGAAACGGGCCGAGGAGACGGGGCGTGTCCCTGACGACGGAGAACTGGCCGAACTCGCCAGGCGGTTGTGGGACCCCCCGTGGACCCTCCACCCGGACGGCACGGCCACCCTGCACGCCGACCACCCCCTGGGCCTGAACGCGCTGGCGAAGGGATACGTCGTGGACCGCGCCGCCGAGGCCGCCCTCGCCTGCCCGGGGGTGCGCGCCGTGCTCGTGAACGCCGGGGGGGACCTGCGCACGCTGGGGGGAGGGGGGCTGACCGTCGCCGTCGCCGACCCCTTCAGCGGGCGGGATGACCTGCCGCCCCTCTGCCGGGTTCCCGTGCGGGACGGGGCCCTCGCTACGAGCGGGGACACCCGCCGGGGCTACCGGGTGGGGGAGGGGTGGCACTCGCACCTCCTCGACCCGCGCACCGGCTGGCCCGTGACCGACGTGCCCGGCGTGACCGTCACCGCCCCCGACGGCCTCACCGCCGACGCGCTCGCCACATCCCTGAGCGTGCTCGGCGTGGGGGGGCTGGCCCTCGCGGACGCCACCCCGGGCGCGGCGGCCTTGATCGTCACGCGGGACGGGGGGCGGCACGCGAGCACCCGCTGGTCCGCCCAGCCCCCCTGA
- a CDS encoding 1,4-alpha-glucan branching enzyme, whose translation MTNVLPPGVLPLDHGHLQKLATADLVRPDHLLGAHPVTEGGVEGVRFAVWAPNAQHVSVVGDFNGWNGFDNAMQRLDFGFWGVFVPSARHGQRYKFRVTGADGRTVDKLDPYGTFFEVRPLTASIVWDQPFEWSDDTWMRGRRAGYDRPISVYEVHVESWARREDGWFLNYRDLAHRLAEYVTYLGYTHVELMGVMEHPFDGSWGYQVTGYYAPTSRMGSPEDFKYLVNHLHEKGIGVYLDWVPGHFPTDEVGLAHFDGGPLYEYADPRKGFHNDWNTYIFDYGRNEVVMFLIGSALKWLQDFHIDGLRVDAVASMLYLDFSRTEWVPNIHGGRENLEAIAFLKRLNEVTHHMAPGSVTIAEESTAFSGVTTPTPHGLGFDYKWAMGWMNDTLRYFEEDPLWRKYHHHALTFFNVYRATENYVLAISHDEVVHMKKSMVMKMPGDWYAQRANYRAFLALMWSTPGKKLLFMGQEFAQPTEWSFEGGLPWHLADIPDHRGVMNLVRRLNALYRERPDWHVGDVGSEGQVWVSGDDADNSVYAYLRRDPTGTAWSLVVANLTPVYRDLYPIGVPQKGEYRVLLSTDDGEYGGFGTQQPDLTTRDEGWHGQPCHLRLNLPPTSVLVLEYAGETGPTVPAEPLAEARTTEAEAREDVADPELKETAPPVTPPTGDGGAGDSESR comes from the coding sequence ATGACCAACGTGCTTCCGCCGGGTGTGCTGCCCCTCGACCACGGCCACCTGCAAAAGCTCGCCACCGCCGATCTGGTGCGGCCCGACCACCTCCTTGGGGCGCACCCGGTCACGGAAGGCGGCGTGGAGGGCGTGCGCTTCGCCGTGTGGGCGCCGAACGCCCAGCACGTCAGCGTGGTGGGAGACTTCAACGGCTGGAACGGCTTCGACAATGCCATGCAGAGGCTCGACTTCGGCTTCTGGGGGGTGTTCGTGCCCTCGGCGCGCCACGGGCAGCGCTACAAGTTCCGGGTGACGGGCGCGGACGGGCGCACCGTGGACAAGCTGGACCCTTACGGCACCTTCTTCGAGGTCCGGCCCCTCACCGCCAGCATCGTCTGGGACCAGCCCTTCGAATGGTCCGACGACACCTGGATGCGGGGGCGCCGGGCCGGGTACGACCGCCCTATCAGCGTCTACGAGGTCCACGTCGAGTCCTGGGCGCGGCGCGAGGACGGCTGGTTCCTCAACTACCGCGACCTCGCCCACCGCCTCGCGGAGTACGTGACCTACCTCGGCTACACCCACGTCGAGCTGATGGGCGTGATGGAACACCCCTTCGACGGCTCGTGGGGCTATCAGGTCACCGGCTACTACGCCCCGACGAGCCGGATGGGCAGCCCCGAGGACTTCAAGTACCTCGTCAACCACCTCCACGAGAAAGGCATCGGCGTGTACCTCGACTGGGTGCCCGGCCACTTCCCGACCGACGAGGTGGGCCTCGCGCACTTCGACGGCGGCCCCCTCTACGAGTACGCCGACCCCCGCAAGGGCTTCCACAACGATTGGAACACCTACATCTTCGACTACGGCCGCAACGAGGTCGTGATGTTTCTGATCGGTTCGGCCCTGAAGTGGTTGCAGGACTTCCACATCGACGGGCTGCGGGTGGACGCGGTGGCCTCCATGCTCTACCTCGACTTCTCGCGCACCGAGTGGGTGCCCAACATCCACGGCGGGCGCGAGAATCTGGAGGCCATCGCCTTTCTCAAGCGGCTGAACGAGGTGACGCATCACATGGCGCCCGGCAGCGTGACCATCGCGGAGGAGAGCACCGCCTTCTCCGGCGTGACGACGCCGACGCCCCACGGCCTGGGCTTCGACTACAAGTGGGCGATGGGCTGGATGAACGACACCCTGCGCTACTTCGAGGAAGACCCCCTCTGGCGCAAGTACCACCACCACGCGCTGACTTTCTTCAACGTGTACCGCGCCACCGAGAACTACGTCCTGGCGATCAGCCACGACGAGGTGGTCCACATGAAGAAGTCGATGGTCATGAAGATGCCCGGCGACTGGTACGCCCAGCGCGCGAACTACCGCGCCTTCCTGGCCCTGATGTGGAGCACGCCCGGCAAGAAGCTCCTCTTCATGGGGCAGGAATTCGCCCAGCCGACCGAGTGGAGCTTCGAGGGCGGGCTCCCGTGGCACCTCGCCGACATTCCCGACCACCGGGGGGTCATGAACCTCGTGCGGCGGCTCAACGCCCTCTACCGCGAGCGTCCCGACTGGCACGTGGGCGACGTGGGTTCCGAGGGGCAGGTGTGGGTCAGCGGGGACGACGCCGACAACAGCGTGTACGCCTACCTGCGCCGCGACCCCACGGGCACGGCCTGGAGTCTCGTCGTCGCCAACCTGACTCCGGTGTACCGCGACCTGTACCCCATCGGCGTGCCCCAGAAGGGCGAGTACCGGGTGCTCCTCTCCACCGACGACGGCGAGTACGGCGGCTTCGGCACCCAGCAGCCCGACCTGACGACCAGGGACGAGGGGTGGCACGGTCAGCCCTGCCACCTGCGGCTGAACCTCCCGCCCACCAGCGTGCTCGTGCTCGAATACGCGGGGGAGACGGGGCCAACCGTGCCCGCCGAGCCCCTGGCCGAGGCGCGGACGACAGAGGCCGAGGCCCGGGAGGACGTGGCCGACCCTGAACTCAAGGAGACGGCCCCGCCCGTGACGCCGCCGACCGGAGACGGCGGGGCCGGGGACAGCGAGTCGCGTTGA
- the hisH gene encoding imidazole glycerol phosphate synthase subunit HisH, producing the protein MSAPEVLLLDYGAGNVRSAAKALERAGMRVRVSDSPADVPHAPALVVPGQGHFRQVMEAFDTGGFHGPVMDAARAGTPLLGICVGMQMLLTDSEEAPGTPGLGLVPGTVRKFEPVPERKVPQMGWNSLDPVGDSPLLRDLACPAYAYFVHSYYVPLTVDVDAGAVTEYGVPFWAAFSQGNVHATQFHPEKSGAVGLAILERFRRHVLEG; encoded by the coding sequence GTGAGCGCTCCCGAAGTCCTCCTCCTCGACTACGGCGCCGGGAACGTCCGCAGCGCCGCCAAGGCCCTGGAGCGCGCGGGGATGCGGGTGCGCGTCTCCGACTCGCCCGCCGACGTGCCCCATGCTCCCGCCCTCGTCGTGCCCGGGCAGGGCCACTTCCGGCAGGTCATGGAGGCCTTCGACACGGGCGGGTTTCACGGCCCGGTTATGGACGCCGCCCGCGCGGGCACGCCCCTCCTGGGCATCTGCGTGGGGATGCAGATGCTCCTCACCGACTCCGAGGAGGCGCCCGGCACCCCGGGGCTGGGCCTCGTGCCCGGCACGGTCCGCAAGTTCGAGCCTGTCCCCGAACGCAAGGTCCCGCAGATGGGCTGGAACAGCCTCGACCCGGTGGGCGACTCGCCCCTGCTGCGTGATCTCGCCTGCCCCGCCTACGCCTACTTCGTTCACTCGTACTACGTGCCGCTGACGGTGGACGTGGACGCGGGGGCCGTGACCGAGTACGGGGTGCCCTTCTGGGCGGCCTTCAGCCAGGGCAATGTCCACGCCACCCAGTTCCACCCGGAAAAGAGCGGGGCGGTGGGGCTGGCGATCCTCGAACGCTTCCGGCGTCATGTGCTGGAGGGCTGA
- the hisB gene encoding imidazoleglycerol-phosphate dehydratase HisB, translating to MTRTATVHRATSETDVTVTLDLDSAASEPPATGHGFLDHMLDALARHARVGLSVRARGDLHIEPHHLIEDVGITLGQALTQALGDRRGIERYGSAFVPMDETLAHVVLDLSGRAHLAFEPERLDVWGDAGGMTHYHLREFLRGLCNHAGVTLHVRLLAGREAHHVIEAIVKAFARALRDAVQVTSSDLASTKGVL from the coding sequence ATGACCCGCACCGCGACCGTTCACCGCGCCACCAGCGAGACCGACGTGACCGTCACGCTCGACCTCGACTCCGCCGCCTCCGAGCCGCCCGCGACCGGGCACGGCTTTCTCGACCACATGCTGGACGCCCTCGCGCGCCATGCCCGCGTCGGTCTGAGCGTGCGGGCGCGGGGGGACCTCCACATTGAGCCGCACCACCTGATCGAGGACGTGGGGATCACGCTGGGGCAGGCGCTGACGCAGGCGCTCGGCGACCGCCGGGGCATCGAGCGCTACGGCAGCGCCTTCGTGCCGATGGACGAGACGCTCGCCCACGTGGTCCTCGACCTCTCGGGGCGGGCACACCTCGCCTTCGAGCCGGAGCGGCTGGACGTGTGGGGGGACGCGGGCGGCATGACCCACTACCACCTGCGCGAATTCCTGCGGGGGCTTTGCAACCACGCCGGGGTGACCCTGCACGTCCGCCTCCTCGCCGGGCGTGAGGCGCACCACGTCATCGAGGCGATTGTGAAGGCGTTCGCCCGGGCGCTGCGGGACGCGGTGCAGGTGACCTCCTCCGACCTCGCCAGCACGAAGGGAGTCCTGTGA
- the ddrA gene encoding single-stranded DNA-binding protein DdrA, protein MKLSDVQKRLQAPFPAHLVGWKPQSFTKDRGRALLLAYVDARAVQDRLDAICPDAWSFEIEVIPGTTSPTVKGRLTVLGVTREDIGEAGEGEYGTLKAASSDALKRCAVQFGIGRYLYDLPKQWVDWNDGRREPAATPELPEWARPDHERSPGGAHIVQAMEQLKYELPEDLELQREVYKHLKAALGSIHPTSQGGQGRAA, encoded by the coding sequence ATGAAGTTGAGCGATGTTCAGAAACGACTCCAGGCTCCGTTTCCCGCTCACCTGGTGGGCTGGAAGCCCCAGTCCTTCACCAAGGATCGCGGCCGCGCGCTGCTGCTCGCCTACGTGGACGCCCGCGCCGTGCAGGACCGCCTGGACGCCATCTGCCCCGATGCGTGGTCCTTCGAGATCGAGGTGATCCCGGGCACCACCTCGCCTACCGTCAAGGGTCGCCTGACCGTGCTCGGCGTGACCCGCGAGGACATCGGCGAGGCGGGCGAGGGCGAGTACGGCACGCTGAAGGCCGCCTCCTCGGACGCGCTGAAGCGCTGCGCGGTGCAGTTCGGGATCGGGCGCTACCTGTACGACCTGCCCAAGCAGTGGGTGGACTGGAACGACGGGCGGCGCGAGCCTGCCGCCACGCCCGAGCTGCCCGAGTGGGCGCGGCCCGACCACGAGCGCAGCCCCGGCGGCGCCCACATCGTGCAGGCGATGGAGCAGCTCAAGTACGAGCTGCCCGAGGACCTCGAACTCCAGCGCGAGGTGTACAAGCACCTCAAGGCCGCGCTGGGCAGCATCCACCCCACCTCGCAGGGTGGGCAGGGACGGGCCGCGTGA
- a CDS encoding MIP/aquaporin family protein, whose amino-acid sequence MTGAKEREGQEAWTVRHVGRALVAEAFGTFLLTLAGVGALLLARLGLLPETVAAAVVPGLVVLTVIYAFGDVSGAHINPAVTLAFALRGAFPWRLVGPYWAAQLAASVLAGGLVLTFAHIPPPTERVPAVGALLLDAGCSAVLVAVILATAHRSGGLKPALGLAVGGAVTLDHLVSAGVSAVAMNPARVFGPALVSGRLAEAWPHLLGPLLGCAAALLLTWATRGPLNPDEQEAAEGVGGAG is encoded by the coding sequence GTGACGGGCGCGAAGGAACGTGAGGGGCAGGAGGCGTGGACGGTCCGCCACGTCGGGCGGGCGCTCGTCGCGGAGGCGTTCGGGACGTTCCTGCTCACCCTCGCGGGGGTGGGCGCGCTGCTGCTGGCGCGGCTGGGCCTCCTGCCCGAGACGGTGGCCGCCGCCGTGGTGCCCGGGCTGGTGGTGCTCACGGTGATCTACGCGTTCGGCGACGTGTCGGGGGCGCACATCAACCCGGCGGTGACGCTGGCCTTCGCGCTGCGGGGGGCGTTCCCGTGGCGGCTGGTGGGGCCGTACTGGGCCGCCCAGCTCGCCGCCTCGGTCCTGGCGGGCGGGCTGGTCCTGACCTTCGCGCACATCCCGCCGCCGACCGAGCGCGTCCCGGCGGTGGGGGCGCTGCTCCTCGACGCGGGGTGCAGCGCCGTGCTGGTGGCCGTGATCCTGGCAACCGCCCACCGCAGCGGGGGGCTCAAGCCCGCCCTCGGCCTCGCGGTGGGGGGAGCGGTCACCCTCGACCACCTCGTGTCGGCGGGTGTCTCGGCGGTGGCGATGAACCCGGCCCGCGTCTTCGGCCCGGCGCTCGTGTCGGGGAGGCTGGCGGAAGCCTGGCCGCACCTGCTCGGCCCGCTCCTCGGGTGCGCGGCGGCGCTGCTCCTGACCTGGGCGACGCGCGGCCCCCTCAACCCGGACGAGCAGGAGGCCGCCGAGGGCGTGGGCGGCGCGGGCTGA
- a CDS encoding AAA family ATPase → MPPVSLITGMMASGKSTVAQALAERLPRSVHVRGDLFRRMIVSGRVDMTPDAGEEAWAQLRLRYRLAAQTALGYHASGFTPVVQDVILGPVLGDVTALYAAVPLRLVVLCPSPDVVAAREAGRHKRGYGAFTPGDLDRALREETPRLGLWLDSSVLTVAGTVEAILRHFGSGE, encoded by the coding sequence GTGCCTCCCGTCTCCCTCATCACCGGGATGATGGCCTCGGGCAAGTCCACGGTGGCGCAGGCGCTCGCGGAGCGGCTGCCCCGCAGCGTGCATGTGCGCGGCGACCTCTTCCGCCGCATGATCGTCTCGGGCCGGGTGGACATGACCCCGGACGCAGGCGAGGAGGCGTGGGCCCAGCTCCGCCTGCGCTACCGCCTCGCCGCTCAGACTGCTCTTGGCTATCACGCGTCAGGCTTCACGCCGGTCGTGCAGGACGTGATCCTCGGCCCCGTGCTGGGGGACGTGACCGCCCTGTACGCCGCCGTGCCCCTGCGCCTGGTCGTGCTGTGCCCGTCGCCGGACGTTGTGGCCGCCCGCGAGGCCGGACGGCACAAGCGCGGGTACGGCGCCTTCACCCCCGGGGACCTCGACCGCGCGCTGCGCGAGGAGACGCCGCGCCTGGGCCTGTGGCTGGACTCCTCGGTCCTGACCGTCGCCGGGACCGTGGAGGCCATCTTGCGGCACTTCGGCTCGGGGGAGTGA